One region of Armigeres subalbatus isolate Guangzhou_Male chromosome 3, GZ_Asu_2, whole genome shotgun sequence genomic DNA includes:
- the LOC134224453 gene encoding drebrin-like protein — translation MSIDLSKNRESMVKAWKTVVDTKSSTNWALFSYEGQTNVLKLQETGEDGMSELASEFNSGKIQYGFVRVDNKETGIAKFVFIHWQGEGAPTARKGTCAKHVRDVTNLLHGAHITINATNEDDVEEALVLEKLQKVIVNDFKVKDYSQANGRYPRVFFYLIKFN, via the exons ATGTCAATAGATTTGAGTAAAAATCGGGAATCCATGGTTAAAGCCTGGAAAACGGTGGTTGACACGAAGAGCTCCACCAACTGGGCTCTATTTTCGTACGAAGGGCAAACCAACGTGCTAAAACTACAGGAAACCGGTGAGGATGGAATGTCCGAGTTGGCCAGCGAGTTCAACTCGGGAAAAATTCAGTACGGATTCGTACGGGTAGATAACAAGGAGACTGGAATTGCAAAATTCGTGTTCATACATTGGCAG GGAGAAGGGGCACCTACAGCCCGTAAAGGAACCTGCGCCAAGCATGTTAGGGACGTGACAAACTTGTTACATGGAGCGCACATTACCATCAATGCAACCAACGAAGATGACGTAGAGGAAGCGCTGGTGCTAGAAAAGCTGCAGAAAGTAATCGTCAATGATTTCAAGGTCAAAGATTACTCACAGGCTAACGGTAGGTAtccgagagtttttttttatttgattaaatttaattaa